A stretch of the Mycobacterium sp. ITM-2016-00317 genome encodes the following:
- a CDS encoding decaprenyl-phosphate phosphoribosyltransferase, producing MSTSEVDQQTGPTAGPPKNLAAGIVKALRPRQWVKNVLVFAAPIAALADASFVDRMRDDWPALLLNVAVAFVVFSLAASSVYLVNDARDVEADRAHPTKRFRPIAAGVVSQPLAYVLAVVLGVLSLAISWVVVTPNLALVMAVYIAVQLAYCFGLKHQAVIDICIVSSGFLIRAIAGGVAAGVPLSQWFLLTMAFGSLFMAAGKRYAELQLAERTGAKIRKSLESYTSSYLRFVWTLSATALVLCYGLWAFERDATGGTSWFVVSMIPFTIAILRYAVDVDGGLAGEPEEIALKDRVLQLMALAWIGTVGAAVILS from the coding sequence ATGAGCACGTCCGAGGTGGATCAGCAGACGGGTCCGACGGCGGGGCCGCCGAAGAACCTGGCCGCCGGCATCGTCAAGGCCCTCCGTCCGCGGCAGTGGGTCAAGAACGTGCTGGTGTTCGCGGCGCCGATCGCCGCGCTGGCCGACGCCAGCTTCGTCGACCGGATGCGCGACGACTGGCCGGCGCTGCTGCTGAACGTCGCCGTCGCGTTCGTGGTCTTCAGCCTGGCCGCCTCCAGCGTGTACCTGGTCAACGACGCGCGCGACGTCGAGGCCGACCGCGCCCATCCGACCAAGCGGTTCCGCCCGATCGCCGCGGGCGTGGTGTCCCAGCCGCTGGCCTACGTGCTGGCCGTCGTGCTCGGCGTGCTGTCCCTGGCGATCTCCTGGGTGGTCGTCACCCCGAACCTGGCCCTGGTCATGGCGGTCTACATCGCCGTCCAGCTGGCGTACTGCTTCGGCCTCAAACACCAGGCCGTCATCGACATCTGCATCGTCTCGTCGGGTTTCCTGATCCGGGCCATCGCCGGCGGCGTCGCCGCCGGGGTGCCGCTGTCCCAGTGGTTCCTGCTCACCATGGCCTTCGGGTCGCTGTTCATGGCGGCCGGAAAGCGTTATGCCGAGCTCCAATTGGCAGAACGCACCGGCGCCAAGATCCGCAAGTCGCTGGAGAGCTACACCAGCTCGTATCTGCGGTTCGTGTGGACGCTGTCGGCCACCGCGCTGGTGCTGTGTTACGGGCTGTGGGCCTTCGAGCGCGACGCCACCGGCGGCACCTCGTGGTTCGTGGTCTCGATGATCCCGTTCACGATCGCCATCCTGCGGTACGCCGTCGATGTCGACGGCGGCCTGGCAGGTGAGCCCGAGGAGATCGCGTTGAAGGACCGGGTGCTCCAGCTCATGGCGCTGGCGTGGATTGGGACCGTCGGTGCCGCAGTCATCCTCAGCTGA